A single genomic interval of Acidobacteriota bacterium harbors:
- a CDS encoding glutaminyl-peptide cyclotransferase has translation MSVKLSLPAVLLSSLIIACGASSPAPEAVAPVAASAPSTEQLRYEIVRSHPHDPAAFTQGLTVVDGHLYEGTGLHGQSSLRRVDLASGAVLQQIALDGRYFGEGIAVVGDRIYQLTYQTGVGFVYDRKTFEKLREFTYPGEGWGLTYDGQHLIMSDSTDTLRFWDPETLQEVRRVRVRDGDRHIDRVNEMEYVDGAIYGNIWQEDRIARIDPKTGVVTAWVDMSNLLTATERSRGVDVLNGIAHDPKTGHFLVTGKLWPWVFEVRFVKKH, from the coding sequence ATGTCGGTCAAGCTGTCGTTGCCAGCGGTCCTGTTGTCGTCGCTGATCATCGCGTGCGGGGCCTCGTCGCCCGCGCCTGAAGCCGTGGCGCCTGTCGCGGCGTCGGCGCCATCGACCGAGCAACTGCGCTACGAGATCGTGCGCAGTCACCCGCACGATCCGGCGGCGTTCACGCAGGGACTGACGGTCGTCGACGGACACCTGTACGAAGGCACGGGACTGCACGGGCAATCGTCGCTGCGACGGGTGGACCTGGCGTCCGGCGCCGTGCTCCAGCAGATCGCGCTCGACGGCCGGTACTTTGGCGAGGGCATCGCCGTCGTGGGCGATCGCATCTACCAGCTCACGTACCAGACGGGCGTCGGGTTCGTGTACGACCGCAAGACGTTCGAGAAACTGCGTGAGTTCACGTACCCGGGCGAGGGATGGGGGCTGACCTACGACGGCCAGCATCTCATCATGAGCGACAGCACGGACACACTGCGTTTCTGGGATCCCGAGACGCTCCAGGAGGTCCGCCGTGTCCGCGTGCGCGATGGCGATCGCCATATCGATCGCGTGAACGAGATGGAGTACGTGGACGGCGCGATCTACGGCAACATCTGGCAGGAGGACCGCATCGCGCGCATCGACCCGAAGACGGGCGTGGTCACGGCGTGGGTCGACATGTCGAACCTCCTCACGGCTACCGAGCGCTCGCGCGGCGTCGACGTCCTCAACGGCATCGCGCACGATCCGAAGACCGGGCATTTCCTCGTCACGGGCAAGCTGTGGCCGTGGGTGTTCGAGGTCAGATTCGTCAAGAAGCACTGA
- a CDS encoding SGNH/GDSL hydrolase family protein, with translation MRRLLLLALPLAAAVAACGGGSSGASAPPTQPTPITPTITMTCVAPTPLRSTTGQAVPLQYTLPQVSGGTAPVGLRCSPALGTPVAIGLTSVTCTATDARSQTASCTFPVTVAIAPSLIVERFLAMGDSFTFGVTSRLPAREIPGGTFVSKLEYLLAERYPDQRFSLTNAGVPGLWMEEIEDRYPAGLRQSDAQVVILQGGANDLNAVGARAVNDVVMRFERMTRDAQGRGVAVILSTLTPHRPGSLRGSSSELVRETNVRIRDLCLRYRTGCADLYAAFGDEQSPLIGTDGLHPTPAGYDVIAETYFEVIRSMFERLPSS, from the coding sequence ATGCGTCGTCTGCTGCTCCTGGCGCTGCCGCTGGCAGCGGCGGTCGCGGCCTGCGGTGGCGGGTCGTCGGGGGCGTCTGCCCCTCCGACGCAGCCGACCCCCATCACGCCCACCATCACGATGACCTGTGTGGCCCCGACGCCGCTGCGCTCGACGACGGGGCAGGCGGTGCCGTTGCAGTACACGCTGCCGCAGGTCTCCGGTGGTACCGCTCCCGTGGGGCTGAGGTGTTCTCCAGCCCTGGGGACGCCGGTGGCGATTGGGCTGACCTCCGTGACGTGCACGGCGACCGACGCCCGATCGCAGACCGCCTCCTGCACGTTCCCTGTCACCGTCGCCATCGCCCCGTCGCTCATCGTCGAGCGTTTCCTGGCCATGGGAGACAGCTTCACGTTCGGTGTGACGTCGCGCCTGCCGGCGCGCGAGATTCCCGGCGGCACGTTCGTGAGCAAGCTGGAGTACCTGCTGGCGGAACGCTATCCGGACCAGCGGTTCTCGCTCACCAACGCGGGCGTCCCGGGTCTCTGGATGGAGGAAATCGAGGATCGGTATCCAGCGGGGCTACGGCAGAGTGACGCGCAGGTGGTGATCCTCCAGGGTGGCGCCAACGATCTCAACGCCGTCGGTGCGCGCGCCGTCAACGACGTCGTCATGAGGTTCGAACGCATGACGAGAGATGCGCAGGGACGCGGCGTGGCGGTGATCCTGTCGACGCTGACGCCGCATCGTCCCGGGTCGCTGCGGGGATCGTCCTCCGAACTCGTGCGCGAGACGAACGTCCGTATTCGCGACCTCTGCCTCCGTTACAGAACGGGTTGCGCCGATCTCTACGCGGCGTTCGGCGATGAGCAGTCGCCGCTCATCGGTACGGACGGCCTCCACCCCACGCCCGCCGGCTACGACGTGATCGCCGAAACCTACTTCGAAGTGATCCGCTCGATGTTCGAGCGCCTGCCCTCGTCCTGA